Part of the Cytophagia bacterium CHB2 genome is shown below.
CGGCGCGCGCGCGATGTCCATGCCGATGATCTGCTCGATCACTTCATCCGCAATGAAAAAATCATCTTTGTCATCGATGGTGATAATGTCTTTCAGGCGATCATATGCCTTGTCGCGCGCGATTTTCTCCATCTCCTTCAACACGCTTTTATTGTTGAAACCCATGACGGTGGAGTAGTCGCTGGCGCGCGAGGCTTTGACGGAGAGGCCGTGTTGGTTGAAAATGGCAATCAAATCGGTAATGTAAAGTTCGCCCTGGGCATTGTTGGTTTGCAACGTTTCGATGTATTTCGCCAAGAGCGAAAATTTAAAAGCATACACGCCCGTGTTGAACTCGGGTATATTGAGCAATTGTTCACGCGAGAACTCGTATACGCGATTATTGTAAGTGATGCGATGCGGCTGATCCGGCTTGAGCGCGAGAATGTCGCGATGCTCCATGATCGCGATGACTTTGTCATAATCGCCGCCCGCGGATTTGCCCTGCGCGTCCTTTTGCGGGACGCGAATGATGCGGCCGTAATAATTTTCCTCGGGTTTGCCCTGGTAATCCGCGGTCAACACCATCATGTCGCAAACGTTGCGCTCGAAATCATGGCGCAAATCGCGAATGGCGCGGCTGTTCAGCAATCCCATGTCGCCGGGAAAAACGTATATCGCGCCGTTGAAATGCTCCGTGATCAAACCTTGCAAGCCCACGCGCACGGCATCGCCCGTGCCGCGCTGCTCCGATTGCAACACAAACACCCGATGCGGCGCCGCGCCCAGCGCTTGCGCAACATCAAGCGCCTTGATGCCGACGACGATGATTTGATTTGCCGTTTCCAAGCCTTCGCGCGCCGCGTTGGCAACACGTGTGACCG
Proteins encoded:
- a CDS encoding multidrug transporter, with the translated sequence MKDQDWELHVKLQELSSPIDAQGLNVAMILAAGHGKRIKSEKSKMLHMIWGVPTVTRVANAAREGLETANQIIVVGIKALDVAQALGAAPHRVFVLQSEQRGTGDAVRVGLQGLITEHFNGAIYVFPGDMGLLNSRAIRDLRHDFERNVCDMMVLTADYQGKPEENYYGRIIRVPQKDAQGKSAGGDYDKVIAIMEHRDILALKPDQPHRITYNNRVYEFSREQLLNIPEFNTGVYAFKFSLLAKYIETLQTNNAQGELYITDLIAIFNQHGLSVKASRASDYSTVMGFNNKSVLKEMEKIARDKAYDRLKDIITIDDKDDFFIADEVIEQIIGMDIARAPLDIVVGKGVHIGPHVSLNKGVVIKSRATLEGNIELGENVVIHENVFLSSYAHQKLVIGRNSAIFQGNIIKGNLIIGENCQIESGVNMTGSDEYPTRIGNNVLIKGTSYIFGTIIDDDVWVERSVLKYKYVERLVRKDGTVQPVRWVLPLPEGLDSLHSLEKK